The following coding sequences lie in one Megalodesulfovibrio gigas DSM 1382 = ATCC 19364 genomic window:
- a CDS encoding quinone oxidoreductase family protein translates to MFAVYCDTPDPENPLAALRLGERPEPEPRPGWVRVRVTHASLNRHDLFTLCGVTGHATPIPFPMILGNDAAGCLDDGTAVVLYPVIVGESEWGDETLTPSWRIFSEREQGTFADYVLAPQRNVIPLPPELSPLHAAVLGTAWLTAWRMLCTKSGLRPGQTMLVQGATGGMATALVQLGRTMGMEVWVTSRSREGRELALQLGAHQAFEEQASLPRKAHAVFDNVGRATWAHSLASVRRGGTIVTVGITSGGEVEMPLLPVIVDQLTITGSVMGSLAEMHELVNFVARMGIVPEICAVLPMEQAADAFAMMAGSRLQGKVVLTR, encoded by the coding sequence ATGTTTGCAGTGTACTGCGATACCCCGGACCCCGAGAATCCCCTGGCCGCGTTGCGATTGGGCGAGCGGCCCGAGCCGGAACCGAGGCCGGGATGGGTGCGCGTGCGGGTGACGCATGCCAGCCTGAACAGGCACGACCTCTTCACCCTGTGCGGCGTCACCGGGCATGCCACGCCCATTCCCTTTCCCATGATTCTGGGCAACGACGCCGCCGGCTGCCTGGACGACGGCACGGCCGTGGTGCTCTACCCGGTGATTGTCGGCGAGTCCGAGTGGGGCGACGAAACCCTGACGCCTTCCTGGCGGATATTCAGCGAACGTGAGCAGGGGACCTTTGCCGACTATGTGCTGGCGCCGCAGCGCAACGTCATCCCCCTGCCGCCGGAACTCTCGCCCCTGCACGCCGCCGTGCTGGGCACGGCCTGGCTGACGGCCTGGCGGATGCTGTGCACCAAGTCCGGCCTGCGGCCAGGGCAGACCATGCTGGTGCAAGGGGCCACGGGCGGCATGGCCACGGCGCTGGTGCAGCTGGGGCGCACCATGGGCATGGAGGTCTGGGTCACAAGCCGCAGCCGGGAGGGCCGGGAGCTGGCGCTGCAGCTGGGCGCGCATCAGGCATTCGAGGAACAGGCCTCGCTGCCGCGCAAGGCGCATGCCGTGTTCGACAATGTTGGGCGGGCCACCTGGGCGCACTCGTTGGCCTCGGTCCGGCGTGGCGGAACCATCGTCACCGTGGGGATTACCTCGGGAGGGGAGGTGGAGATGCCGCTGCTGCCGGTGATTGTGGACCAGCTCACCATCACCGGGTCGGTCATGGGCTCATTGGCGGAAATGCACGAGCTGGTGAACTTCGTCGCGCGGATGGGGATTGTGCCGGAGATTTGCGCCGTCCTGCCCATGGAGCAGGCTGCGGACGCGTTTGCCATGATGGCGGGGAGTCGCCTGCAGGGCAAGGTGGTCCTGACCCGCTAG
- a CDS encoding nuclear transport factor 2 family protein yields the protein MTSMTSTFSVPLPPVIETYFRTANAHDAQAVADCFAPDGVVVDEQREYRGPEAIRQWKDASNAQYAPHMEPLAMKEDSETGRTVVTASISGSFPGSPVDLKFAFTVEQGRIARLEIDF from the coding sequence ATGACCAGCATGACCAGCACTTTCAGCGTCCCCCTGCCCCCAGTCATCGAGACCTATTTCCGCACCGCCAACGCCCATGACGCCCAGGCCGTGGCCGATTGCTTCGCCCCGGACGGCGTCGTGGTGGATGAACAGCGAGAGTACCGGGGACCTGAAGCCATCCGGCAATGGAAAGACGCCTCCAACGCCCAATACGCCCCACACATGGAGCCCTTGGCCATGAAAGAGGACTCCGAAACCGGCCGGACCGTCGTCACTGCCAGCATTTCCGGGTCCTTTCCCGGGAGTCCCGTGGATCTGAAATTCGCGTTCACCGTGGAGCAAGGACGCATCGCCCGGCTGGAGATCGACTTCTAG
- a CDS encoding polysaccharide deacetylase family protein, whose protein sequence is MQPPAPAAPGLFVVPRRTVCLGIALVLFCLLTATTPAQAQELAQELAQATAHPLLESLFPPGQLASTPAERQGTPRAVRIPPPARTVPMHLLPALPPDSPLRGSIRRVRIEGSEKPIALTFDLCQTAGRVTGYDGEVVELLRQHNASATFFASGAWLADHPERALQLMADPLFEIGNHGWTHRDPRALAGDTAANELLFTQAQYELLYETLTQRAEAAGMAADAIAHVPPSIRLMRFPFGFCNAAALALTAEFGLPAIQWDIVSGDPDPHANPERMAAEILRRARPGSIVIAHANGNNHGTAAMLRRVLPGLTQRGFRFVTMSALLAQGTPEAAGGCYGERPGDYDGNLGK, encoded by the coding sequence ATGCAGCCACCTGCCCCTGCCGCGCCTGGCCTGTTCGTCGTCCCACGACGCACCGTTTGCCTGGGCATCGCCCTGGTTCTGTTCTGCCTGCTCACCGCCACGACGCCCGCCCAGGCCCAGGAACTGGCCCAGGAACTGGCACAGGCCACAGCCCACCCCCTGCTCGAATCCCTCTTCCCCCCCGGGCAGCTGGCCTCCACGCCGGCGGAACGTCAGGGCACGCCCCGGGCCGTGCGCATCCCTCCGCCGGCGCGTACCGTGCCCATGCACCTGCTGCCTGCCCTGCCCCCGGACTCGCCCCTGCGCGGATCCATCCGCCGGGTGCGCATCGAAGGGTCGGAAAAGCCCATCGCCCTGACCTTTGACCTCTGCCAGACCGCCGGCCGTGTGACCGGCTACGACGGCGAGGTGGTGGAACTGCTGCGCCAGCACAACGCCTCGGCCACGTTCTTTGCCTCCGGGGCCTGGCTGGCCGACCATCCCGAACGCGCCCTGCAGCTCATGGCCGATCCGCTGTTTGAAATCGGGAACCATGGCTGGACCCATCGCGATCCCCGCGCCCTGGCCGGCGATACCGCAGCCAACGAGCTGCTGTTCACCCAGGCACAGTATGAACTCCTGTACGAAACACTGACCCAACGCGCCGAGGCCGCCGGCATGGCGGCAGACGCCATCGCCCATGTCCCGCCCTCCATCCGCCTGATGCGCTTCCCCTTCGGCTTCTGCAACGCCGCGGCCCTGGCCCTGACGGCGGAATTTGGCCTGCCGGCCATCCAGTGGGACATCGTCAGCGGCGATCCGGACCCCCACGCCAACCCCGAGCGCATGGCCGCCGAAATCCTGCGCCGCGCCCGGCCGGGCAGCATCGTCATCGCCCACGCCAACGGCAACAACCATGGCACCGCCGCCATGCTGCGCCGCGTGCTGCCAGGATTGACGCAACGGGGATTCCGCTTCGTCACCATGTCTGCCTTGCTGGCCCAGGGCACGCCCGAGGCCGCGGGGGGCTGTTACGGGGAACGTCCGGGGGATTATGACGGGAATCTGGGGAAGTGA
- a CDS encoding HEPN domain-containing protein codes for MMQDSHAPQSLPAVELSLGRMYFEDARLLAHARRWEACLQLLAVACRHACRAVLASHGMPKAEYVGLQDRVLPGQIAMCDVANALAENVAAVLNHARYAGYPDQPPLDRDVVKTRFFTTQEILDYVQGCLG; via the coding sequence ATGATGCAGGATTCACACGCTCCGCAGTCTCTCCCGGCCGTGGAGCTCTCCCTGGGGCGGATGTATTTTGAGGACGCCCGACTCTTGGCCCATGCGCGCCGCTGGGAGGCCTGCCTGCAGCTTCTGGCTGTGGCCTGCCGGCATGCCTGCCGGGCCGTGCTGGCCAGCCACGGCATGCCGAAGGCCGAATATGTCGGGCTGCAGGATCGTGTCTTGCCAGGACAAATTGCCATGTGCGACGTGGCCAACGCCCTGGCCGAGAACGTGGCGGCGGTGCTCAACCACGCCCGCTATGCCGGCTATCCCGACCAGCCCCCCCTGGACCGCGATGTGGTGAAGACGCGCTTTTTTACGACGCAGGAAATCCTGGACTATGTCCAGGGGTGCCTGGGGTAG